From the genome of Papaver somniferum cultivar HN1 chromosome 2, ASM357369v1, whole genome shotgun sequence, one region includes:
- the LOC113348076 gene encoding mitochondrial-processing peptidase subunit alpha-like encodes MYRIASSRLNAIKGRAGIIQSSSASRSIFSLFGDGTSSQPTLDTPLTGVTIPPPLPDYVEPSKTKITTLPNGVRIASEASANPAASIGLYVDCGSNNETPESCGVSHLLERMAFKSTKNRSHCRVVREVEAIGGHVAASASREQMGYTHDALKTYVPQMVEQLVDTVRNLVFLDWEVTEQLKKVKDEIAEMDNNPQSLLMEAIHSAGYVGALANPLLAPMSAISRLNSKILEEFVAENYTAPRMVLAASGVEHEELLSIAESLLSDLPGGTPSARPKSEYVGGDSRIATASPVTHVALAFEVPGGWLNEKDAMAATVLQLLMGGGGSFSAGGPGKGMHSRLYLRVLNQYHQMQSFSAFSSIYTDTGLFGIHASTGSGFASKAVDIATRELLEVATAGKVTQTELDRAKIATKSAVLMNLESRMVVSEDIGRQVLTYGERKPVDHFLKAVDAVTLKDISSIATKIVSSPLTMASWGDVSYVPSYDSVSSKF; translated from the exons ATGTACAGGATTGCATCTTCACGACTTAACGCAATCAAG GGTCGTGCCGGTATCATCCAGAGCTCATCTGCGTCTAGGAGTATCTTCAGTCTTTTCGGGGATGGGACAAGCTCTCAACCAACACTAGATACTCCCCTTACAGGAGTTACTATCCCACCTCCATTGCCTGATTATGTTGAACCCTCGAAGACCAAAATTACAACTTTGCCAAATGGTGTAAGGATTGCTTCGGAAGCATCAGCG AACCCTGCTGCATCCATAGGGCTATATGTGGACTGCGGTTCTAATAATGAGACACCAGAGTCTTGTGGAGTCTCACACTTGTTGGAAAGGATGGCATTCAAAAGCACCAAAAACAGGAGTCATTGCCGTGTTGTGAGGGAAGTTGAAGCAATTGGAGGCCATGTGGCTGCTTCGGCCTCTCGAGAACAGATGGGGTATACCCATGATGCTTTAAAGACTTATGTCCCTCAAATGGTTGAGCAACTTGTTGACACTGTGAGGAACCTTGTGTTCTTGGACTGGGAGGTCACAGAACAG CTAAAAAAGGTAAAGGATGAGATTGCAGAAATGGATAACAACCCTCAGAGCTTGCTTATGGAAGCAATCCACTCCGCTGGATATGTTGGTGCACTAGCAAATCCTCTCCTGGCTCCAATGTCCGCTATAAGCAGATTGAATAGTAAAATTTTGGAGGAGTTTGTTGCT GAAAACTATACTGCTCCTCGTATGGTTCTTGCGGCATCTGGTGTTGAACATGAAGAGTTATTGTCCATTGCTGAATCACTCCTATCGGACCTTCCCGGTGGTACGCCTTCAGCTAGGCCAAAATCAGAGTATGTAGGAGGTGATTCCCGTATTGCGACTGCTTCACCG GTAACTCATGTCGCCCTTGCATTTGAAGTTCCCGGGGGTTGGCTCAACGAGAAGGATGCCATGGCTGCTACTGTACTTCAG TTGTTAATGGGAGGAGGTGGATCCTTTTCAGCTGGTGGCCCCGGGAAAGGGATGCACTCACGGCTGT ACCTTCGAGTTCTAAACCAGTATCACCAGATGCAGTCGTTTTCTGCATTCAGCAGCATCTACACTGACACTGGCCTATTTGGAATTCATGCATCTACG GGTTCTGGGTTTGCATCCAAAGCTGTTGATATAGCAACAAGAGAATTACTTGAAGTTGCAACAGCTGGAAAAG TAACACAGACAGAGCTGGATAGGGCGAAAATAGCAACTAAATCTGCAGTTCTAATGAATCTGGAATCACGG ATGGTTGTATCAGAAGACATAGGACGCCAGGTTCTAACATACGGAGAGAG GAAACCTGTGGATCATTTCCTTAAGGCTGTAGATGCAGTAACTTTGAAGGATATAAGTTCCATTGCCACTAAGATCGTTTCTTCTCCACTCACTATGGCATCATGGGGAGATG TTTCATATGTTCCAAGCTACGACTCCGTCAGCAGCAAGTTTTAA
- the LOC113348077 gene encoding acid phosphatase 1-like, translating to MERSSPFLLLATIFSALYCHASSIEHGGLPLPIHPIRPKSGSGGKLLEGISCNSWRLAVETNNLRNWKTVPAECGDYVGHYLLGQYYRQDSSYVTLEAAKYGESINRTGDGKDIWVFDIDETTLSNAPYYAAHGFGVQPYNETSFNAWVDTGKAPALPESLVLYNRLLSLGFKVVFLTGRGEMRREVTRKNLRAAGYRNWEKLLLRQPSDVHKPAVVFKSEQRAKLVKQGYRIQGNIGDQWSDILGTDIGSRTFKLPDPVYYVS from the exons ATGGAAAGGTCgtctccttttcttcttcttgcaaCCATTTTTTCTGCACTTTATTGCCATGCTTCTTCCATCGAACATGGCGGGCTTCCACTACCAATACACCCCATTCGACCAAAATCAGGCTCTGGTGGCAAACTTCTCGAAGGTATTTCTTGTAATAGTTGGCGTCTTGCTGTAGAAACTAACAATCTCCGCAACTGGAAGACTGTTCCAGCTGAATGTGGGGATTATGTTGGTCATTACTTATTAGGCCAATACTATCGTCAAGACTCGAGTTACGTCACCTTGGAGGCTGCAAAGTATGGTGAGAGTATTAACCGCACCGGCGATGGTAAAGATATCTGGGTATTTGACATCGACGAAACCACGTTATCTAATGCACCTTACTACGCCGCACATGGATTTGG GGTTCAACCATATAACGAGACATCTTTCAATGCATGGGTTGATACCGGGAAAGCTCCAGCCTTGCCGGAAAGTCTGGTGTTATACAACCGGTTACTATCTTTAGGATTCAAAGTTGTGTTCCTAACAGGAAGAGGAGAAATGCGCAGAGAAGTTACTAGGAAAAATCTTCGTGCAGCTGGATATAGAAACTGGGAGAAACTCCTTCTAAg GCAACCATCAGATGTACATAAACCAGCTGTTGTGTTCAAATCAGAACAAAGGGCAAAGCTCGTAAAACAAGGGTACAGAATCCAGGGAAACATCGGAGATCAATGGAGCGACATTCTGGGAACTGATATCGGCAGCAGAACTTTCAAGTTGCCTGATCCTGTTTACTATGTCAGTTGA